TTCGCCGCCTGCGCCGAGCACGACACCGCCGTCGAGATCAACTCTCGGCCGGAGCGCCAGGATCCACCGAAGCGGCTGATCCGCCGCGCGCTGGAGGCGGGCTGTCGGTTCGCCATCAACACCGACGCCCACGCGCCCGGCCAGCTCGACTGGCAACGGTTCGGCTGCGAACGGGCCGCCCTCTGCGGCGTCCCCGCCGACCGGGTGGTCAACACCTGGTCCGCCGAGCAACTCGTGGACTGGACCCACAACCACGCCTGACCTGGACGCCCCGCCCGCCCCCTTCCGCGGGCCGGCCGGCGGTGACCGGCCCTCCAGGGACCAACCCCTCCCAGCCGCTGCCCCGGCGGCACGGCGGGCCTCAGTGGCGGACCGGCTCGGCGGCGGGTGCTGCGGGCGCGCCGACCCCGACCACCGGCCGGGGCTGTCGGCGGCCGAACACGCCCTGCGAGACCGCGACCCCGAGCAATACGATCAACGCGCCGACCGGTTGGTGCCAGTTGAGGCGTTCGTCGAGCGCCACGGCGCCGATCAGCACCGCAAAGATCGGGATCAGGTACGTGACGGTGGAGGCGGTGCTCGCGCCAGCCACCCGGATGTTGCGCATGTTGATCACGAAAGCGAGCCCGGTGCCGAGCGCGCCGAGGGTCAACACGCTGGCCACCACTCCCGCCGACAGCTCGGTGGGCAGCGGCGGCATGCCGGCGACGAACGGGGTGACGATGGCCAGTTGCCCGGCGGCGAGCAGCAGCTGCGCGGCGGACAGCGACAGGCCGGAGTGCGCACTGCCGGCGACGAACCGCTTCTGGTACGGGATGGCGACGCCATAGCAGGCGGCCGCACCGAAGCACATCAGCTGGCCGGTGAAGTGGGCCCCACCGATGCCCTCCCATACCCCGAGCACCACCAGCACACCGAGGAAGCCCAGCCCGAGCCCGACCGCACGGCGCACGGTCAGCCGCTCGGTGCGGAAGACCAGGACCGCCAACGGCAGCACGATCAGCGGCGTGGTGGCGTTCCAGATGCCGGCCAGCATCGACTCGACCCGCTGCTCGCCGTAGCCGAAGAGGGTGAACGGCACTGCCACACCGAACGCGGCGACGACGCTCAGGTGTGCCCAGACGCGAGGCTCTCGGGGCAGCCGGTCGCGCAGCATGGCGAGGACGACGAGCAGGGTCAACGCGCCGGCGACGACCCGGTAGAGAGTGAGCTGGACCGGGTGCAGCTCGGCCACCCCGACCTTGATGAAGAGAAAGCTGGAGCCCCAGATCGCGGCGAGGGCGACGAAGCCTGGCAACCAGGAACGGATTGGCGCTTTGTCAGGAGTGGTATCGGCGTTCACCCCTGACACTCTGCCGTAGCGCTCCGACAATGTCGCACGCCTTTTCGGACGTCACACGCTGCCGGAACCTGTTGCTGAACACGACAAACGTCATCGACACGGGGGCGGGGTGGTCACGTAGTGTCGCAGCGTGGGACGAATCGATGAACTAGCCAACCGATACGTGGCCGAGTGGGCGCCCTTGAGCCCCACCGGCGCGACCTTCGTCGGCATCGCCGGCCATGACGACCAACTCGACGACCTCTCGCCCGAGGGTTACCGGGCGCGTGCGGACCTCACCCGCCGGACTCTCGCCGACCTGGAGGTGACCGAGCCGGCAACCGAGTTGGAGCGGACCGCCAAGGAGGCCATGCAGGAAAGGCTCGGTCTGGACCTGGCCCGGTACGACGCCGGCGAGGTGACCAGCGAGGTCAGCGTCATCACCAGCGGGCTGCACGAGATCCGCATGGTCTTCGACCTGATGCCGACCGCGACGGCCGACGAGCAGGCCAACATCGCGGCCCGGCTCAACGGCTTCGCCGGCGCGCTGGAGGGCTACAAGACCACGCTGCGCGAGGCGCTCGCCGCCGGTCAGGTCAGCTCGAAGGTGCAGCTGGTCGAGGTGGCCAAGCAGTGCGACATCTGGGTCGACCCGACCGGGGACAACTTCTTCCACGGGCTGGTCGAGCGGCTGGACGCGGAGGGCTCGCTCGGCGCGGAGCTGCGTAGGGGTGCGGCGGCGGCGACCGCGGCGACCGCCGAGTTCGGCCAGTTCCTGCGTACCGAGATGGCCCCGCACGGGCGGGACAAGCAGGCCGCTGGCCGGGAACGCTACGAGCTGGCCTCGCAGTACTTCCTCGGCGCCAAGGTCGACCTGGACGAGACGTACGCCTGGGGTTTCGCGGAGCTGGCCCGCCTGGAGGCGGAGATGCGGGTCGTCGCCGGGCGCATCGCCGGGTCCGGCGCCACCGTCGACGAGGCCGTGGCCCGGTTGGACGCCGACCCGGCCCGGACCATCCAGGGCAAGGAGGCGTTCCGGGACTGGATGCAGGAGCTCGCCGACAAGGCGATCACCGAGCTGAACGGCACCCACTTCGACATCCCGGAGCAGGTCCGCCGCATCGAGTGCTGCCTCGCCCCGACCAGCGACGGCGCCATCTACTACACCGGCCCGAGTGAGGACTTCTCCCGCCCGGGCCGGATGTGGTGGGCGGTGCCGCAGGGCATCAGCGACTTCTCCACCTGGCGGGAGGTGACCACCGTCTTCCACGAGGGCGTGCCGGGTCACCACCTCCAGGTGGCACAGACCGCCGTCCGGGCCGACCTGCTCAACCGCTGGCAGCGGCTGCTCTGCTGGGTCTCCGGGCACGGCGAGGGCTGGGCGCTCTATTCCGAGCGGCTGATGGACGAGCTGGGCTACCTGGAGGATCCGGGCGACAAGCTGGGCATGCTCGACGGTCAGGCGATGCGCGCGGCGCGGGTGATCGTGGACATCGGCATGCACCTGGAGCTGGAGATCCCGAAGGACAACCCGTTCGGCTTCCACCCGGGTGAGCGGTGGACGCCCGAGTTGGGCTGGGAGTTCATGCGGGCGCACTGCCGGGTGCCGGACGAGAACCTGCGCTTCGAGCTGAACCGCTACCTGGGTTGGCCGGGGCAGGCCCCGTCGTACAAGGTCGGTGAGCGGATCTGGCTCCAGGCCCGCGAGGACGCCAAGGCCCGCAAGGGCGCGGATTTCGACCTTCGCGAGTTCCACCGGCAGGCGTTGGACCTGGGCGCGCTGGGCCTCGACCCGCTGCGCCGGGCGCTGGCCCGGCTCTGAGCCGCTGACGGTTCCGGGTGCTGGCGGTGCGAACGAGCCGCCAGCACCCGGAGCCATCGGGGCGGATGTGTCGTTCAGCCGAGGGCAAGCGCCAAAGACGGCCGGGCGGTCAGCGTGTCACTGGTGACGTACGCCAGGTCCA
This portion of the Micromonospora zamorensis genome encodes:
- a CDS encoding DMT family transporter translates to MNADTTPDKAPIRSWLPGFVALAAIWGSSFLFIKVGVAELHPVQLTLYRVVAGALTLLVVLAMLRDRLPREPRVWAHLSVVAAFGVAVPFTLFGYGEQRVESMLAGIWNATTPLIVLPLAVLVFRTERLTVRRAVGLGLGFLGVLVVLGVWEGIGGAHFTGQLMCFGAAACYGVAIPYQKRFVAGSAHSGLSLSAAQLLLAAGQLAIVTPFVAGMPPLPTELSAGVVASVLTLGALGTGLAFVINMRNIRVAGASTASTVTYLIPIFAVLIGAVALDERLNWHQPVGALIVLLGVAVSQGVFGRRQPRPVVGVGAPAAPAAEPVRH
- a CDS encoding DUF885 domain-containing protein produces the protein MGRIDELANRYVAEWAPLSPTGATFVGIAGHDDQLDDLSPEGYRARADLTRRTLADLEVTEPATELERTAKEAMQERLGLDLARYDAGEVTSEVSVITSGLHEIRMVFDLMPTATADEQANIAARLNGFAGALEGYKTTLREALAAGQVSSKVQLVEVAKQCDIWVDPTGDNFFHGLVERLDAEGSLGAELRRGAAAATAATAEFGQFLRTEMAPHGRDKQAAGRERYELASQYFLGAKVDLDETYAWGFAELARLEAEMRVVAGRIAGSGATVDEAVARLDADPARTIQGKEAFRDWMQELADKAITELNGTHFDIPEQVRRIECCLAPTSDGAIYYTGPSEDFSRPGRMWWAVPQGISDFSTWREVTTVFHEGVPGHHLQVAQTAVRADLLNRWQRLLCWVSGHGEGWALYSERLMDELGYLEDPGDKLGMLDGQAMRAARVIVDIGMHLELEIPKDNPFGFHPGERWTPELGWEFMRAHCRVPDENLRFELNRYLGWPGQAPSYKVGERIWLQAREDAKARKGADFDLREFHRQALDLGALGLDPLRRALARL